In Neomonachus schauinslandi chromosome 6, ASM220157v2, whole genome shotgun sequence, a genomic segment contains:
- the DENND10 gene encoding DENN domain-containing protein 10, protein MAAAEAVDTQLMLGVGLIEKDTNGEVLWVWCYPSTTATLRNLLLRKCCLTDESKLLHPFVFGQYRRTWFYITTIEVPDSSVLIKVTHFSIVLTAKDFNPEKYAAFTRILCRMYLKHGSPVKMMESYIAVLTKGICQSEENGSFLSKDFDARKAYLAGSIKDIVSQFGMETVILHTALMLKKRIVVYHPKIEAVQEFTRTLPALVWHRQDWTILHSYVHLDADELEALQMCPGYIAGFVDLEVSNRSDLYDVFVNLADSEITIAPLAKEAMTMGKLHKEIGQLIVQSAEDPEKSDSQVIQDISLKTREIFTNLEPFSEVSGDGEKLVLNFEALKQRRFPPATENFLYHLAAAEQMLKI, encoded by the exons ATGGCTGCCGCTGAGGCGGTGGACACTCAGCTGATGCTCGGAGTCGGCCTGATCG AAAAGGACACAAATGGAGAAGTTCTGTGGGTGTGGTGTTATCCTTCCACGACAGCTACTTTAAGGAATTTACTGCTGAGAAAATGCTGCCTTACAGATGAGAGCAAACTTCTCCATCCCTTCGTCTTTGGTCAGTACAGAAGAACATGGTTTTATATCACAACAATCGAAGTTCCAGATTCTTCAGTTTTGATAAAG GTGACTCATTTTTCTATTGTTCTGACCGCCAAAGATTTTAACCCAGAGAAATATGCCGCCTTCACTAGGATATTGTGTAG AATGTACCTGAAACATGGGAGCCCAGTTAAAATGATGGAGAGTTACATTGCAGTTCTCACAAAGGGGATATGCCAGAGTGAAGAAAATGGCTCTTTCCTTAGTAAGGATTTTGATGCCCGAAAGGCCTATCTTGCAGGCTCcatcaaag ATATTGTATCTCAGTTTGGAATGGAAACTGTTATCTTACACACAGCGTTGAtgttaaagaaaagaattgtCGTCTATCACCCCAAAATAGAAGCTGTCCAGGAGTTCACCAG GACTCTGCCTGCCCTGGTGTGGCATCGACAGGACTGGACCATACTTCATTCCTATGTGCACCTGGATGCCGATGAGCTGGAAGCCCTGCAGATGTGCCCAG GTTACATTGCTGGATTTGTGGACTTGGAGGTGAGCAATAGATCAGACCTCTATGACGTGTTTGTGAATCTGGCAGATAGTGAGATTACCATTGCTCCACTTGCAAAAG AGGCCATGACAATGGGCAAACTACACAAAGAAATTGGCCAGCTCATTGTTCAGTCTGCAGAAGATCCGGAGAAATCAGACAGCCAAGTTATACAG GATATTTCCCTAAAAACGAGAGAAATCTTCACCAACCTGGAACCATTTTCAGAAGTTTCTGGTGATGGAGAAAAGCTAGTTCTCAATTTTGAGGCCCTAAAGCAAAGACGATTTCCACCAGCAACAGAAAACTTCCTTTACCATCTAGCGGCAGCTGAGCAGATGCTGAAAATCTGA